One genomic window of Leptospira perdikensis includes the following:
- a CDS encoding STAS domain-containing protein: MNEDKIGIHSEAIGDKLVVHVQGNLDVHNTHKIEKDLMALVGAAGKPVIFNLSDVPFISSAGLRLLVTTLRLCQEQKISISICGLQPAVEKVFDIIGMQQLFTIYPDLSSALK; the protein is encoded by the coding sequence ATGAACGAAGACAAAATTGGAATCCATTCGGAAGCAATTGGTGACAAGTTGGTTGTACATGTCCAAGGCAATTTGGACGTTCACAATACACATAAAATAGAAAAGGACTTAATGGCCCTTGTCGGTGCGGCAGGAAAACCAGTCATTTTCAATTTAAGTGATGTTCCCTTTATCTCTTCTGCAGGACTTCGGTTGCTCGTCACAACACTACGCCTTTGCCAAGAGCAAAAAATAAGCATTTCTATCTGCGGTCTTCAACCTGCGGTAGAGAAAGTATTCGATATCATTGGAATGCAGCAGCTATTTACAATTTATCCTGATTTGAGCTCTGCTCTGAAGTAA
- a CDS encoding acyl-CoA carboxylase subunit beta: METKQYSLNNPFKETKAPETQTGIYDDALKLGKELIEKPFLGGGEDRIRVQHSKSRMTVWERIKVLTDEEPNITYQNWGPNFDGASIVTGILNIKGRDVAVYGHDFTLRAGSMDATNGSKLARLIQMAGTHGIPLIGMNDSAGAYVPAGVGGLDGYSEAFTALRKISGVVPSVMLMFGFNAGGGAYLPRQGSFMIQCDGTFFGLTGPGVVKSVLGEDISAEDLGGPKVHGQSGVVDLVTNDELGSLRTAIRLLSYLPDNNHSFAPFYPTSDPVDRFIYEEDILFRKTFNSPTGMNTPFDITLYLQQICDHGEFFELQPQRARNIVTAFGRIGGHVVGFLANNSAVSSGQIDIGASRKGTRFVRFCNLYNIPMVFVEDTTGFLPGRDQEHNGIVLEGRKLLDSIIDLRTPRLTLIIRNAFGGAYATFNSYFTGASMVFALPTARIAVMGPAGKEYVYKDEITTIQKEFLANVKKGMSEKEASAVRDGKLFEIGQRYEKELMNPKEALSLGSVSSIILPGYTRNVLSKNLSFLMSKYKPAEMSGPQREFE, encoded by the coding sequence ATGGAAACCAAGCAGTATTCCCTAAACAACCCGTTTAAAGAAACCAAGGCTCCGGAAACTCAAACCGGAATTTATGATGATGCTCTCAAACTAGGAAAGGAACTCATTGAAAAACCTTTCCTAGGAGGCGGAGAAGATAGAATCCGCGTCCAACACTCCAAAAGCCGTATGACGGTTTGGGAGAGAATCAAAGTCCTTACCGACGAAGAACCTAACATTACTTACCAAAACTGGGGACCAAATTTCGATGGTGCCTCGATTGTAACAGGAATTTTAAATATCAAAGGTCGCGATGTTGCGGTCTACGGACACGACTTCACTCTTCGTGCTGGTTCCATGGATGCAACGAACGGTAGCAAACTGGCCCGTCTCATCCAAATGGCTGGAACTCACGGAATCCCTCTCATTGGGATGAACGATTCTGCAGGTGCCTATGTACCGGCGGGAGTGGGTGGACTCGACGGTTATTCGGAGGCCTTTACCGCACTTCGTAAGATCAGTGGTGTGGTTCCTTCCGTTATGCTCATGTTTGGTTTTAACGCAGGTGGTGGAGCTTATCTCCCTCGCCAAGGATCTTTTATGATCCAATGTGATGGAACCTTCTTTGGACTTACAGGTCCCGGTGTTGTGAAGTCTGTTCTTGGTGAAGATATCTCGGCTGAGGATTTGGGTGGACCAAAAGTTCACGGACAGTCCGGTGTAGTAGACCTTGTTACCAATGATGAACTTGGCTCACTCAGAACTGCCATTCGCCTTCTTTCCTATTTACCAGACAATAATCATAGTTTTGCGCCGTTTTATCCTACATCGGATCCAGTGGACAGGTTCATTTACGAAGAAGACATTCTTTTCCGTAAGACCTTTAATTCCCCAACAGGGATGAACACTCCATTTGATATTACTTTGTATTTACAACAAATCTGTGACCATGGTGAGTTCTTTGAATTACAACCACAAAGAGCAAGAAACATTGTAACAGCGTTTGGTCGAATTGGTGGACATGTAGTTGGTTTTCTTGCCAACAACTCTGCTGTTTCTTCCGGTCAGATTGATATCGGTGCTTCTCGTAAGGGAACTCGTTTTGTAAGATTCTGTAACTTATACAATATCCCTATGGTTTTTGTAGAAGATACTACAGGATTTTTACCAGGACGTGACCAAGAACATAATGGTATTGTTCTCGAAGGTAGAAAACTTCTAGATTCCATCATTGATCTTAGAACTCCAAGACTCACTCTCATCATTCGTAACGCCTTTGGTGGAGCTTATGCAACATTTAACTCTTATTTTACGGGAGCTTCGATGGTGTTTGCTCTCCCTACTGCAAGAATTGCAGTAATGGGTCCTGCAGGAAAAGAGTATGTTTACAAAGACGAAATCACAACCATCCAAAAAGAATTTTTGGCCAATGTGAAAAAAGGAATGAGTGAAAAAGAAGCAAGCGCCGTTCGTGATGGCAAACTTTTCGAAATCGGACAACGATACGAAAAGGAACTCATGAATCCAAAAGAAGCACTTTCTCTTGGTTCTGTTTCTTCCATCATTTTGCCAGGCTACACAAGAAATGTATTATCTAAAAACTTGAGTTTCCTGATGTCCAAATACAAACCGGCGGAAATGTCCGGTCCTCAAAGGGAGTTTGAGTAA
- a CDS encoding biotin/lipoyl-containing protein gives MLDKNLKRIQFQESESAWIRSFSVESIKCLIVCRGPVRKETMDVFDAIGVKEYGILLSEKDSIVYPKALAPELRNFRFPENIHRVPDYMGAGKEEKEQRIRQIIGITKENGYTHIFAGYGFMAEDAEFIEAIEKAGITFMGPSSHVAKGAGAKDEAKKLARSLKVSVTPGVDNITALALLRKTGNSKDGLLKVAKENNLNFSFNDSRSLEDNAEDLLQLSYEKTIDITSIPDLQKESAILCEDIWKQYPGKRIRFKYIGGGGGKGQRVIGEKSEIDAAVMEILAESKVTAVGSNRNFLIELNIENTRHNEIQLIGNGEWSLSLGGRDCSLQMHEQKLLEISQTVELLQKEADSVRSTNSKKAAILDKDVQTLKDMENQAEVFGKAIRLNSVSTFECIVEGNSFFFMEVNTRIQVEHRVTEMVYKMKFTNPNDPNDIFYIDSLVEAMAVLSIHGPRVPKPERIVRNVSGAEVRINATNRALQPHAGGIIQNWSNALPEEIRDDQGICTRNPDTGAFVHYNLAGAYDSNVALIVSYGTSRTENLEILGNILRKTELRGQNLETNLLVHYGLIQWILGKDAMFKPSTAFMISYLAGIGALQSIINDLDLEYLWSEKTKAADADLKKVLNKKMTLVIRPMERLLANPHLLGGFLGYFDGKLWTRTGNNLAFSENPIQFLDSLYYYLNLDTTEEKASSEKIWDHDANLLLEAKAFYSELSNRTGLSSWKELSEALAKGKNPSKALSEDLWNASVASHNGFQAGLETLLLLPKIGIKSNFFGLDVNADLDGVVPDEFKSKDTRDAFIKTLNPPPKMSGDEIVAPMGGMFYSKEAPNLPTLINEGDHFQAGQPLFIIEVMKMFNKILAPVSGTIVKNLMVDSDGKIVSKAQPIFKIKPDEILKEESPEEIRSRKVKVTKELGLG, from the coding sequence ATGTTAGATAAGAATTTAAAACGCATTCAATTCCAAGAATCCGAATCTGCATGGATTCGGTCTTTCAGTGTGGAATCGATCAAATGTCTCATCGTATGTCGTGGTCCTGTTCGTAAGGAGACTATGGATGTTTTTGATGCCATTGGTGTGAAGGAATATGGAATTCTACTTTCTGAAAAAGATTCCATCGTTTATCCGAAGGCTCTCGCTCCTGAACTTCGTAACTTTCGATTCCCCGAAAACATCCACCGCGTTCCTGATTATATGGGCGCTGGTAAAGAAGAGAAAGAACAAAGGATCCGCCAAATCATTGGGATCACCAAAGAAAATGGGTACACTCATATCTTTGCTGGTTACGGATTTATGGCAGAAGATGCCGAATTCATTGAAGCCATTGAAAAAGCTGGAATCACTTTTATGGGACCAAGTTCCCATGTGGCGAAAGGTGCTGGTGCCAAAGACGAAGCAAAAAAACTTGCAAGAAGTCTAAAAGTATCTGTAACTCCTGGGGTTGATAATATCACAGCTCTTGCTTTACTTCGTAAAACGGGCAATTCAAAAGACGGGCTCCTTAAAGTTGCTAAAGAAAATAACTTAAATTTTTCTTTTAATGATTCAAGATCACTTGAAGACAATGCAGAAGATTTACTCCAACTTTCTTATGAAAAAACCATAGACATCACTTCGATCCCAGACTTACAAAAAGAGTCTGCGATTCTTTGTGAAGACATTTGGAAACAATACCCTGGAAAACGAATCCGATTCAAATACATCGGTGGTGGTGGTGGAAAAGGGCAACGTGTCATCGGTGAAAAATCAGAAATTGATGCAGCCGTTATGGAAATCCTTGCAGAATCCAAAGTCACTGCTGTTGGTTCTAATAGAAACTTTCTAATTGAACTTAACATCGAAAACACCCGCCACAACGAAATCCAACTCATCGGTAACGGGGAGTGGTCTTTGTCTCTTGGTGGTCGTGATTGTTCTTTGCAAATGCACGAACAAAAACTTTTGGAAATTTCGCAGACTGTGGAATTACTCCAAAAAGAAGCAGATTCCGTTCGTTCCACAAATTCTAAAAAAGCAGCTATCTTGGATAAAGATGTACAAACTTTAAAAGATATGGAAAACCAAGCAGAGGTGTTTGGTAAAGCCATTCGTTTGAATTCTGTTTCAACTTTTGAATGTATTGTAGAAGGAAATAGTTTCTTCTTTATGGAAGTAAACACGCGGATTCAGGTAGAACATCGGGTTACTGAGATGGTATACAAAATGAAGTTTACCAATCCCAATGATCCGAATGATATTTTCTACATTGATTCCCTTGTGGAAGCGATGGCGGTTCTTTCTATTCATGGACCAAGAGTTCCAAAACCAGAACGTATTGTTCGCAATGTATCCGGCGCGGAAGTTCGAATCAATGCGACTAACCGTGCTCTCCAACCTCACGCAGGTGGGATCATCCAAAACTGGTCGAATGCCCTTCCTGAAGAGATTCGAGATGACCAAGGGATTTGTACTCGTAACCCAGACACGGGAGCTTTTGTTCACTACAACCTAGCGGGTGCCTACGATTCCAACGTGGCTCTCATCGTTTCTTATGGAACTAGCCGAACAGAGAACTTAGAAATTTTAGGAAATATCCTTCGCAAAACTGAGCTTAGAGGTCAAAACCTAGAAACAAACTTACTTGTTCATTACGGACTCATCCAGTGGATTTTGGGTAAGGATGCTATGTTCAAACCATCTACGGCATTTATGATTTCGTATTTGGCAGGTATCGGAGCTTTACAATCCATCATCAATGATTTGGATTTAGAATATCTTTGGTCTGAAAAAACAAAAGCGGCAGACGCAGATCTCAAAAAAGTCCTAAACAAAAAAATGACTCTTGTCATTCGACCTATGGAACGTCTTCTCGCGAACCCACATTTACTCGGTGGATTTCTCGGATACTTCGATGGGAAACTTTGGACTCGCACGGGAAACAATTTGGCTTTCAGTGAGAACCCAATCCAATTTTTAGATTCTTTATATTACTATTTGAATCTAGATACAACGGAAGAAAAAGCAAGTTCCGAAAAAATTTGGGATCACGATGCCAATTTACTTTTGGAAGCCAAAGCATTTTATTCCGAATTATCGAATCGAACGGGTCTTAGTTCTTGGAAAGAATTATCTGAGGCTCTCGCGAAAGGTAAAAATCCATCGAAGGCACTTTCTGAGGATCTTTGGAATGCATCTGTTGCAAGTCATAATGGCTTTCAAGCCGGTCTCGAAACGTTACTTTTGCTTCCTAAAATCGGTATCAAATCAAACTTCTTTGGTTTGGATGTGAATGCAGATTTGGATGGTGTGGTTCCTGATGAATTTAAAAGCAAAGATACAAGAGATGCTTTTATCAAAACACTCAACCCTCCGCCAAAAATGTCTGGGGACGAAATTGTGGCACCAATGGGTGGAATGTTCTATTCCAAGGAAGCTCCGAATTTACCAACTCTCATCAACGAAGGGGATCATTTCCAAGCAGGACAACCACTCTTTATCATTGAAGTTATGAAGATGTTTAACAAAATTCTAGCTCCAGTGAGTGGAACCATTGTGAAAAATTTAATGGTGGATTCTGATGGAAAGATTGTTTCGAAAGCACAACCTATCTTCAAAATCAAACCAGACGAAATTCTAAAGGAAGAATCTCCTGAAGAAATTCGATCTAGAAAAGTAAAGGTAACAAAAGAGTTGGGTTTAGGTTAA